The following are encoded together in the Pectobacterium wasabiae CFBP 3304 genome:
- the ubiH gene encoding 2-octaprenyl-6-methoxyphenyl hydroxylase has product MAVMIVGGGMAGATLALAISRLSQGTIPVELVEAYSPLDREHPGFDARAIALSDGTRQQLAALGIWQALSSHATAITDIHVSERGHASAVNLHASDYHVQALGHVVELHDIGQRLFSLLQQAPGVRLHCPAKVVAVKRSQENATLTLDNGTELTGQLLVAADGSHSMLSQSCGIHWQQHEYDQVAVIANVTTTEPHRGRAFERFTPHGPLALLPMNNGRCSLVWCHDKHRQAEIDGWSETEFRQQLQQDFGWRLGQFTHIGERHSYPLRLLTANQHISHRLALVGNAAQTLHPIAGQGFNLGIRDVMSLAETLVDAAKNQQDIGQYSVLSRYQQRREPDQHATVAITDGLVRLFANRYTALAVGRNLGLIAMNNLPLMRDAFARRTLGWVKR; this is encoded by the coding sequence ATGGCGGTCATGATTGTCGGTGGCGGAATGGCAGGCGCGACGCTAGCGCTGGCGATATCGCGGCTCTCGCAAGGTACGATCCCGGTCGAGCTGGTTGAAGCCTATTCCCCGCTCGATAGGGAACATCCAGGTTTTGACGCCCGCGCGATTGCGCTGTCCGATGGCACACGCCAGCAGTTGGCGGCGCTGGGCATCTGGCAAGCCTTGTCGAGCCATGCGACTGCGATTACCGACATTCATGTCAGCGAACGCGGCCATGCCAGCGCGGTGAATCTGCACGCGTCGGACTACCACGTTCAGGCATTGGGCCATGTGGTTGAACTGCACGACATCGGGCAACGCCTGTTTTCTCTGCTGCAACAAGCCCCCGGCGTGCGCCTGCACTGTCCCGCCAAAGTGGTTGCCGTCAAACGGTCGCAAGAGAACGCGACGCTAACGCTAGACAATGGCACGGAGCTAACGGGTCAACTACTGGTTGCTGCCGATGGATCACACTCTATGCTGTCGCAATCCTGCGGGATTCACTGGCAGCAGCATGAGTATGATCAGGTCGCGGTCATTGCCAACGTGACCACCACCGAACCCCATCGTGGGCGGGCATTTGAGCGATTTACCCCACACGGCCCGCTGGCGCTCTTACCGATGAATAACGGTCGCTGTTCGCTCGTCTGGTGTCATGATAAACATCGCCAAGCTGAGATCGATGGGTGGAGCGAAACCGAATTTCGCCAGCAGTTACAGCAGGATTTTGGCTGGCGTCTGGGGCAGTTCACCCATATCGGCGAACGCCACAGCTACCCGCTGCGCTTGCTTACTGCCAACCAACACATCAGTCATCGGCTGGCGCTGGTAGGCAATGCGGCACAAACGCTGCACCCCATTGCCGGACAAGGCTTTAATCTGGGGATTCGCGATGTCATGTCGCTAGCGGAAACGCTCGTCGATGCTGCGAAAAACCAGCAGGATATCGGCCAGTACAGTGTACTCAGCCGTTATCAGCAACGCCGCGAGCCCGACCAACATGCCACCGTGGCGATTACCGATGGTCTGGTCAGACTGTTCGCTAACCGCTATACCGCACTGGCCGTCGGCCGCAATCTGGGCCTGATCGCTATGAATAACCTGCCGCTGATGCGCGATGCGTTTGCCCGTCGCACGCTGGGTTGGGTAAAACGTTAA
- the pepP gene encoding Xaa-Pro aminopeptidase: MNPQEFLRRRQGLLEKMAPGSAAIIFAAPEAQRNADSDYPYRQNSDFWYFTGFNEPEAVLLLVKSDAKHHHSVIFNRVRDLTAEIWFGRRLGQEAAPAKLGVDRALPFGEISAQLHLLLNGLDVVYHAQGQYDYADKLVFTALDTLRNGTRQGFVAPATLTDWRPWVHEMRLFKSPEEISVMRRACEITAQAHTRAMQKCRPGMYEYQLEGEIHHEFTRHGARYPSYNTIVGSGDNACILHYTENETQMRDGDLVLIDAGCEYKSYAGDITRTFPVNGKFTAPQRAIYDIVLRSQLRALELFGPGRSIRDVNEEVVRIMVNGLIKLGVMKGEVEELIAEQAHRQFFMHGLSHWLGLDVHDVGNYGTTDRGRPLEPGMVLTIEPGLYIAPDAKVPQQYRGIGVRIEDNIVITENGNENLTASVVKDADAIEALMAQQHDKHS, encoded by the coding sequence ATGAATCCACAAGAATTTCTTCGTCGTCGTCAGGGTCTGTTGGAAAAAATGGCACCGGGCAGCGCGGCGATTATTTTTGCCGCGCCGGAAGCGCAGCGCAATGCCGACAGTGACTATCCTTATCGTCAAAATAGCGATTTTTGGTATTTCACAGGATTCAACGAACCAGAAGCCGTTCTACTGCTGGTAAAAAGCGATGCCAAACATCATCACAGCGTCATCTTCAACCGCGTGCGCGACCTGACCGCTGAAATCTGGTTTGGCCGTCGTCTTGGTCAGGAAGCGGCACCCGCCAAACTCGGCGTTGACCGCGCCCTGCCGTTTGGCGAAATCAGCGCACAACTGCATTTGTTATTGAATGGATTGGACGTCGTGTACCACGCGCAGGGGCAGTACGATTACGCCGACAAACTGGTCTTCACCGCGCTGGATACCTTGCGCAACGGCACCCGGCAGGGGTTTGTCGCCCCCGCGACGCTGACCGACTGGCGCCCGTGGGTACATGAGATGCGTCTGTTCAAATCGCCTGAAGAAATCAGCGTAATGCGTCGCGCCTGCGAAATTACCGCGCAGGCCCATACGCGTGCCATGCAGAAGTGTCGTCCCGGCATGTATGAATACCAGCTTGAAGGCGAGATTCACCACGAATTTACTCGGCACGGCGCGCGCTACCCGTCTTACAACACCATTGTTGGCAGCGGTGACAATGCCTGTATCCTGCATTACACCGAAAACGAAACACAAATGCGCGACGGCGATCTGGTGCTAATTGACGCGGGCTGTGAATACAAAAGTTATGCCGGCGATATTACCCGTACCTTCCCCGTCAACGGTAAGTTTACCGCGCCACAGCGGGCCATTTATGACATCGTACTGCGCTCACAACTGAGGGCACTGGAGCTGTTCGGGCCGGGTCGCAGCATCCGCGACGTAAACGAAGAGGTGGTGCGCATCATGGTTAACGGGCTCATCAAACTCGGCGTGATGAAGGGTGAAGTAGAAGAGCTGATTGCCGAACAGGCACATCGTCAGTTCTTTATGCACGGCCTCAGCCACTGGCTAGGTCTGGACGTGCACGACGTCGGCAACTACGGCACAACCGACCGAGGCCGTCCGCTTGAACCCGGAATGGTACTGACTATCGAGCCAGGTCTTTACATCGCGCCCGATGCCAAAGTGCCACAGCAGTACCGGGGAATTGGCGTGCGTATCGAAGACAACATCGTCATCACCGAAAACGGTAATGAAAACCTGACGGCTAGCGTGGTCAAAGACGCCGATGCCATCGAAGCGCTGATGGCACAGCAGCATGACAAACACTCATAA
- a CDS encoding YecA/YgfB family protein, with protein MSIENTFPAYEGLNQLLHQQQVALTAAEMHGLISGMLCGGNHDDSWRTLVFELTNEGMAFTQTLSQPLQDLYQATREALEDDGFLFQLFLPDDSQDEVSVFDRADALAGWVNHFLLGLGVVQPKLNKAKGELKEAIDDLRNIAQLGYDEDEDQEELEQSLEEVIEYVRVSAILCHTEFTSQHVVTAPEQQKPTLH; from the coding sequence ATGTCTATAGAGAATACGTTTCCCGCCTATGAAGGCCTCAACCAACTGCTTCACCAACAGCAAGTCGCGCTGACTGCGGCAGAAATGCACGGCTTGATCAGCGGAATGCTGTGTGGTGGAAACCATGACGACAGTTGGAGAACGCTGGTTTTTGAACTGACTAATGAAGGTATGGCGTTTACTCAAACGCTGTCGCAACCGCTTCAGGATCTGTATCAGGCTACGCGTGAAGCGCTGGAAGATGATGGTTTTCTGTTTCAGCTTTTCCTGCCTGATGACTCGCAGGACGAAGTGAGCGTCTTCGATCGCGCCGATGCGCTGGCAGGTTGGGTCAACCACTTCCTGCTTGGCCTGGGCGTCGTTCAGCCAAAGTTGAACAAGGCTAAGGGCGAGTTGAAAGAAGCCATCGACGATTTACGCAACATCGCACAGCTTGGCTACGACGAAGATGAAGATCAGGAAGAATTGGAACAATCACTGGAAGAAGTGATTGAGTATGTTCGCGTTTCTGCCATTTTGTGCCATACCGAATTTACCAGCCAGCACGTTGTGACGGCACCCGAACAGCAAAAACCAACATTGCACTAA